In the Alligator mississippiensis isolate rAllMis1 chromosome 7, rAllMis1, whole genome shotgun sequence genome, one interval contains:
- the CLRN1 gene encoding clarin-1 → MPAQQKKVIFCVAGLLSFACALCIAAAIGTQLWIKGTILCKTGALLVNATGQELEKFIGEIQYGLFYGERVRQCGLGGRPFQFSFFPDLLKIIPASIHVSVILFCTVLIVFALIGTGFFMYNAFGNPYETLHGPVGLYLWSFISWSCGCLIMILFSSEVKIHHLSEKIANYKEGNFIFKTNSEQFANSFWIILVCSLVHFLNVLLIRLAGFDFPFSKSKDSETVTGAVDLMY, encoded by the exons atgccagcccAGCAGAAGAAAGTCATTTTTTGTGTAGCTGGGTTATTGAGCTTTGCTTGTGCTCTATGCATCGCAGCAGCTATCGGGACTCAATTGTGGATAAAAGGAACAATACTCTGCAAAACTGGAGCCTTGCTTGTCAATGCTACAGGACAAGAACTGGAGAAGTTTATTGGTGAAATTCAGTATGGGCTTTTCTATGGGGAGCGTGTTAGACAATGCGGGCTCGGAGGGAGACCTTTTCAGTTTTCAT tttttccAGATCTGCTCAAAATTATACCTGCAAGCATCCATGTTAGTGTCATTCTCTTCTGTACAGTCCTGATTGTCTTTGCTCTGATTGGAACTGGGTTCTTCATGTACAATGCATTTGGCAATCCCTATGAAACTCTGCATGGTCCAGTAGGGTTATACCTTTGGAGCTTCATTTCCT ggTCTTGCGGCTGTCTCATTATGATACTATTTTCTTCAGAAGTCAAAATTCATCACCTCTCTGAGAAAATTGCAAATTATAAAGAAggaaattttatatttaaaactaaCAGCGAACAATTTGCAAATTCATTTTGGATCATCCTAGTTTGCTCCTTAGTGCATTTCCTGAACGTCTTACTAATAAGGCTTGCTGGATttgattttcctttttcaaaatctAAAGATTCAGAGACAGTAACTGGAGCTGTGGATCTCATGTACTAG